One region of SAR324 cluster bacterium genomic DNA includes:
- a CDS encoding ABC transporter ATP-binding protein has product MIKVESKLLETIDLSTTLNVDEGRLVAVDHMDVSVHRGETLGIVGESGCGKSMFAQSILRIEPKYAQIRGEINLYSELGNKIDLANFARNSGDLRKVRGGRVSMIFQEPMSAFSVLHTIGNQLKEAIFLHKTTNETEAERIASTALERVGIPNPRQRLKDYPHHFSGGMRQRAMIAMALSCEPELLIADEPTTALDVTIQAQILSLMKELQNETGMAIIYISHDLGVIANMVDKVIVMYLGKIVERSSVRNLFDNPLHPYTKALIDSIPRIGKTKKQKLFSIKGVVPAPLENRSGCDFYGRCEKAIHNLCNKKSPLLSEINKNHEVRCFLY; this is encoded by the coding sequence ATGATAAAAGTCGAAAGTAAATTACTAGAAACTATTGATTTGAGTACTACTCTTAATGTCGATGAGGGCAGATTGGTCGCCGTTGACCATATGGACGTTTCTGTCCACCGGGGAGAAACCTTGGGAATAGTTGGTGAATCTGGGTGTGGCAAGAGTATGTTTGCTCAATCAATCCTAAGAATAGAACCTAAATATGCTCAGATTAGGGGAGAAATTAATCTTTATTCTGAGCTTGGCAACAAAATTGATTTAGCGAATTTTGCTCGGAACTCTGGCGATCTGAGAAAAGTAAGAGGTGGTAGAGTTAGTATGATCTTTCAGGAACCAATGTCAGCTTTTTCTGTATTGCATACAATTGGCAATCAATTGAAAGAAGCTATCTTTCTTCACAAAACTACTAACGAAACTGAGGCTGAAAGAATTGCTTCTACCGCATTGGAACGAGTTGGAATTCCCAACCCAAGACAACGCCTTAAAGATTATCCACATCACTTTTCTGGTGGTATGCGACAACGGGCAATGATTGCCATGGCTCTTTCGTGTGAACCTGAATTGTTAATTGCTGATGAACCGACGACTGCTTTGGACGTCACGATACAAGCACAAATACTGAGCCTAATGAAAGAGCTCCAAAATGAAACTGGAATGGCCATTATTTATATTAGCCACGATCTGGGTGTCATAGCTAACATGGTTGATAAGGTAATTGTGATGTACTTGGGTAAAATAGTAGAACGGTCTTCAGTAAGAAATTTATTTGACAATCCTTTGCACCCTTATACGAAAGCCCTGATTGACTCTATTCCACGGATTGGTAAGACCAAGAAACAAAAGTTATTTTCAATCAAAGGGGTTGTTCCTGCTCCATTAGAAAATCGGAGTGGTTGTGACTTTTATGGGCGGTGTGAAAAAGCTATTCATAATCTTTGTAATAAGAAATCACCACTTTTGTCTGAAATTAACAAAAATCATGAAGTAAGAT
- a CDS encoding ABC transporter permease, producing MPFETPKKDVYSQKELIINKFKKHKFAVYSFYFLIFLYITTTFAEFFSPYPTFQRNREFLYAPPSSLHFFDKSGKFSLLPFVYDLKGELDIKTFQRTYFENDKKRYHLVLLPKVEAYGILFFTLNRKFIGIEDGGQLFFMGTDGLGRDIFSRTLYGIRTSLYVGLVGLFFGLILGLFFGGISGYYGGSIDNLIQRFIEFIQSLPTLPLWMALATLVPPDWSPIQVYFSISIVLAIIGWTGLARVVRGKLISLREEDYVLAAKVCGARESDIILKHLLPGFSSYLIVHLTLAIPSMILGETSLSFLGLGIRPPAVSLGTLLQDAQNVQTVTMNPWLLFPGMFVIIIVLAFNFLGDGIRDATDPYKHH from the coding sequence ATGCCATTTGAAACTCCAAAAAAAGATGTTTATTCCCAAAAAGAACTTATTATCAATAAGTTTAAGAAACATAAGTTTGCAGTTTACTCTTTCTACTTCTTAATATTCTTATACATAACAACAACTTTTGCAGAATTCTTTTCTCCATATCCGACCTTTCAAAGGAATCGGGAATTTCTTTATGCTCCCCCTTCATCTCTACATTTTTTTGATAAATCTGGCAAATTTTCGTTACTTCCTTTCGTTTACGATCTCAAGGGTGAATTAGATATTAAAACATTTCAGCGAACTTATTTTGAGAATGATAAAAAACGATACCATCTTGTCCTTCTTCCAAAGGTTGAAGCATATGGAATTCTCTTCTTTACACTAAATAGAAAATTTATTGGTATTGAAGATGGTGGGCAGTTGTTCTTTATGGGAACTGATGGACTAGGTAGGGACATTTTTAGCAGAACCCTTTATGGTATAAGGACATCGTTATATGTTGGTTTAGTTGGTTTATTCTTTGGCTTGATACTCGGTTTATTCTTTGGTGGTATTTCAGGATATTACGGTGGTAGTATTGATAATTTAATTCAAAGATTTATTGAATTTATTCAATCATTACCAACCTTACCACTTTGGATGGCTTTGGCAACACTAGTGCCTCCAGATTGGTCACCAATTCAGGTCTATTTTAGTATTTCTATTGTTTTAGCTATCATTGGCTGGACAGGCTTAGCTAGAGTTGTAAGAGGTAAGTTAATTAGTTTGAGAGAGGAAGATTACGTTCTGGCGGCAAAAGTTTGTGGTGCACGTGAGTCAGATATTATTCTAAAGCACCTGCTTCCTGGGTTTTCCAGCTATTTGATTGTTCACCTCACACTTGCTATTCCAAGTATGATCCTTGGTGAAACATCACTTAGTTTTCTAGGTTTAGGTATTCGCCCGCCCGCTGTAAGTCTTGGCACATTATTGCAAGATGCTCAAAATGTTCAAACAGTAACAATGAATCCATGGCTCCTTTTTCCTGGCATGTTTGTGATTATTATTGTTCTAGCATTTAATTTTTTGGGAGATGGTATTAGGGATGCCACTGATCCTTACAAGCACCACTAA
- a CDS encoding ABC transporter permease has protein sequence MLNFLLKRLVYMIIVLGLVSIASFYIVNLPPGSWIESYAIELDNSGEMVDEEELIYLTERYGLDQPIHIQYLRWMVPILTEGDFGQSFEWQKPVWSLIKERLFLTMVISTLSLVFIYLISIPIALYSATNQYSFFDYIFTFLGLIGLAIPNFLLALILMIGLTHLFDFSPGGLFSPEYLRAEWSSLKFLDLLKHLPVPIIVIGTAGTAGIIRILRSLLLDELEKQYVSTARAKGVHEWKLILKYPFRMALNPILSTIGTLLPSIVSGSAIVSVVLGLPTTGPLLLRALIAQDTYAASSMLMMLGVLTVIGIFLSDILLMILDPRIRFEKSN, from the coding sequence ATGTTGAATTTTCTTTTAAAAAGACTTGTCTACATGATAATTGTCTTAGGCTTGGTATCAATTGCTTCATTCTACATTGTCAACTTACCACCCGGAAGCTGGATTGAAAGTTACGCTATCGAATTAGATAATAGTGGGGAAATGGTTGATGAAGAAGAGTTAATATACCTAACTGAAAGATATGGATTAGACCAACCCATTCATATTCAATACCTGAGATGGATGGTTCCTATACTAACCGAGGGTGATTTTGGTCAGTCTTTCGAATGGCAAAAACCTGTATGGAGTCTCATTAAGGAAAGACTGTTTTTAACAATGGTAATTTCTACTCTTTCCTTGGTTTTCATATATTTAATATCGATCCCAATAGCACTTTACTCTGCAACAAATCAATATTCATTTTTTGACTATATATTTACATTTCTGGGTCTCATTGGGTTAGCAATTCCAAATTTCTTACTTGCTTTAATTCTTATGATTGGCCTGACGCACTTATTTGATTTCTCACCTGGTGGTTTGTTCTCACCTGAATACTTACGAGCTGAATGGAGTTCATTAAAATTCTTGGATCTTTTGAAGCATTTGCCAGTACCAATTATTGTGATCGGAACCGCTGGAACTGCAGGAATCATCAGAATTCTCAGAAGTCTTCTGCTGGATGAACTTGAAAAACAGTACGTAAGTACTGCACGAGCTAAAGGTGTGCATGAATGGAAATTAATATTGAAATACCCCTTCCGTATGGCGCTCAATCCTATTTTAAGTACTATCGGAACTCTCTTGCCTTCAATTGTCTCAGGTTCAGCCATAGTTTCGGTTGTACTCGGACTACCTACAACTGGGCCATTACTGCTAAGAGCGTTGATTGCGCAGGATACTTATGCAGCATCCAGTATGTTAATGATGTTAGGGGTATTAACAGTTATTGGTATATTTTTATCTGATATTCTATTGATGATACTTGATCCTAGAATAAGGTTCGAAAAATCAAATTAA